The window GCAACATTTACTGCATTTAACCGAACGTTTTTACCGCGCGGAAAATGAACGCACCAATGCTCGCGGCGGTACGGGTCTTGGACTTGCGATCGTAAAACACGTTTTACTCAGGCATAACGCCAAACTTCATATTGAAAGCACACCCAAGGTAGGTAGCACGTTTCGCTGCGATTTTCCGCGGTAATATTCGCCAGCGCTCGTGAAAAAATCCATGAGATAGGTTAAATTCTTTATGCTTGACGTTTAAAGTTTAGTGGTTGAGCTAAAGCTACAGAAGCATATATTCATTCTATACCGCTCGCCAATGAAGATGCGGGGAGTCGGAGATTAAGTCGCAGGCCTTAGGTAATAAGTGCGTTCGCTAAGCTTTCGCAAAAAAAGAGGAAAAATAGGTATTTATTAAGATAAATCACTTCGACAATCAGTGAAAATCTCTAACTCTAGATTTTGTCTTCAGCTGCCTCTTGAAGTGCGTTGGGTATATGTCGTCTTCATTTTAAATGTTATACTCGCGCTTTTGCAATTAATTGGTCATTTAAAATTATGTTTACCCATTCAACCATTGAAAAAAAATTACTTCATTATACCGGCAAGGCCATTCATGATTATAAAATGATTCAACACGGTGATCGGGTCATGGTGTGTTTATCGGGTGGGAAAGATTCTTTTACGCTACTTTGCCTGCTCTATCTATTGCAATTACGCGCAAAAGTTAAATTTGAATTACACGCATTTACCTTAGATCAAAGTCAACCCGGCTGGGACGACAGCCAATTACGGGCGTGGTTTACTCAGCATCGTATTCCTTTTACCATTTTAACCCGCGATACCTATTCCATCGTCAAAGAAAAAATCCCTGAGGGTAAAACATTTTGCTCACTCTGCTCACGTTTACGGCGCGGGATTATTTATCGTTACGCCAAAGAACATGGGTTTAATAAAATAGCGCTGGGACATCATCGCGATGATTTAATTCAAACCGTATTAATGTCGATATTCTATTCTGGCGAAATTCGCTCGATGCCGCCCAAACTCTTAACCGACGATAAACGCCACATTGTGATCCGCCCTTTAAGTTATTGCCAAGAAAAAGATATTATTGTCTATGCCAAGGAACAACAATTTCCGATTATTCCCTGCAATTTATGTGGCTCGCAAACGAATTTAGCGCGTCAACGCATCGCTAATTTATTGCAACAACTCGCTAAAGACAATCCCAAAATTCCTAGCAATATGTTACACGCGCTGCAAAGCGTGAAGCCAAGTCAATTAATGGATCGCAATTTATTTGATTTTGCTGGCTTAGAGGACATGCTAACCACAGAAAATCAATCCACAGTCGATGAGGTAGAAAATTGCGTTTATGATTGGGAATAGCTTCACAAACCCTTAGCACTTCGTTATCATGACGTCCAGTATCAGCAAAGGATAGACGAATGAAGAGATTAACTCGCGTTATTATCAGTGGCCTAGCCGCCCTATTATTAAGCGGCTGTAAACCACTGTTATCGCAAATTCATTTAGTAAACATTCAACAAGGTAATGTCATTACCCCACAAATGGTGCCACAACTTCACCGTGGAATGACTAAAGCACAAGTCGAAGAGATTATGGGAACTCCCGTATTAAATAATACCTTCCGTCCCAATCGCTGGGATTATGTGTATACGGTGGATAATGTTGGCCAACCTAAATTTGAAAAACGGGTTACTATTGTGTTTGACCAAGCTTCGCGGGTAAGCCAAATTATTGTCACCAACTAAGGCATATTACCAATTCACTCGGTCAGACGGAGTTCGTTGTTTTTGAGCAATAGGATACAATTTATCCAAACTCAATGAGCAGGCTCTTAATGCTTATTGTCGCTATTTTCGCGCACGCACGCGCCGCGCCTGTTTCGGATCGATAAGCAAGGGTCGATAAATTTCTATGCGATCGCCTGATTGTAAGACGTGATTTAAATTAATTTTTTTGCTAAAAATACCCACACACAGTGTGGCAAGGCTTAATTCTGGAAAACGCTCTATTATCCCCGATTGAATAATGGCTTCCTCGGCAGTAGTACCTGCTGGAATTTTCAGCCCTATAAATTCTTGACGCTCGACATTATCGTAAACAATTTCGATGTTAATCATGGGTTTCTCGTTTACCATAGACTTCGATAGCCCGTTTGCGAAAAGAATCCACCAGCGTATTAGCCACTTGTTGGAATAACGGACCAAACGCCAAGCTAATTAATTTTCCCGCAAATTCAAATTCTAAATTCAATGACACTCGACACGTCTTTTCATTCAGCGCATCAAAAAGCCAATAACCTTCTAAGCGTTTAAATGGCCCTGAGATTAATTTGACTTGGATCATTTTATGCCGTTGCATGCGATTACATGTGGTAAAACATTTACTGATCCCACCCCGGGCAAAACACAAACTGGCTTGAATTTCATGTTCGTTATGAGAATGAAGGGTGCTAGATTGACACCATGGGATAAATTGCGGATAGGCTTCGATATCATTTACGAGATCGAACATTTCCGCACAGGTATAGGGAACAATGGCTTGACGACTGATTTCTGGCATAACGCGCGCATTGTCGATGATTTTTTCCTTGAAAACAAGAAAAAATTTATTTCGCATCTTTAAGCCTAATCGGTATATAATTCGTGCGCTATGAGTAAACATAAATTCACCCCAGATGACAATAAAACTATCGCGCTCAATAAAAAAGCGCGTCACGATTATTTTATTGAACAACAATTTGAAGCAGGCGTGGTATTACGCGGCTGGGAAGTGAAAAGTTTGCGCGCAGGCCGCGTGCAACTCACCGACAGTTACGTGTTAATTCGCGACGGTGAATTGTGGCTGCTTGGCTCGCACATCACCCCGCTTAACTCCGCCTCCACCCACGTCGAAACCGATCCCACGCGCACCCGCAAATTATTATTGCAACGGGCTGAAATCGATAAACTTATTGGCGCTGTCGAACGTAAAGGCTATACGTTGCTGGTGTTATCGTTATATTGGAAAAAGCAACAAGTCAAAGCAAATATTGCCCTGGCTAAAGGTAAAAAACTTTACGATAAACGCGCCACCGAAAAAGAACGCGATTGGAATCGCGATAAAGAGCGTTTAATGCGGAGTCGGTATTAAATTCTAGGCTAATTTTGAAATTTATTTCTTTTTCCTTCAGCGGATTTGTAATCATCATCAGTTTGTTCAGAGGATTGATTTGATGAACCCATATGCTCAGCATTTACCACTTCTATTGTATTAACAGATTCAATGCTATTATCTTCATCATTATTCAGACTACTCATTGTGTTTATTTGAGGTGTAGTATTCGACCCAATATATATTGGATTAATAGGCGGAGAAGAATTGAACTGCGAAATTAAATGTTGGCGAGTTGGGAGATCGTTTGAAGTAGCATGTATATAATTTAAGTTTCTTAGTATAGTTAGAGCATAGGATAGATAATCTTGTTCTAGTGTAGCAAAACCTATTGGGTCTAGCCGAGATATAGTATCCAGATCATTATTTGGTAAGTCATTACTATACTGAGGAAAATTTAACCGAGCGAACAAAACTGAATGAGTATCTGTTTGGTTATCTGTTTGGTTATCTGTTTGGTTATCTGTTTGGTTATCTGTTTGGTTATTATGAGTATTATTAGACATTACAAGGTTCCTATTTGTTATTATTGATTAAATATTCAACTCAATTCATGCTGAAGTATACCCGACATTGCACAGAAAAAAAATACCTTTCTCCCAAAATTATGATATACTTCTCTGCTAAACTTGAATATGGGGGCGATTTGGCTTCGACGCGGATTGCAAAACCCAAGGTGCATGTCGAGGATGTAACTTCCCTCGTAAAACCAGTTACAAATTTATAGTTGCAAACGATGTAAACTATGATGACGCACAAGGAGAAGTTGCTCTAGCTGCCTAATCGCAGTCGGAGTTAACCACTCTTTCTGGCCGACAAAAAAGGCCCGTCCCTTTGCCTACACTTGTTTGTGGGTGTAAAGCAGGGGTCATTTCTCACAAACTCGCTTGATTGGTTGTCTTGCCCAATTAAGTTAAACCTTTAAGACTCGTAACCATTCATCTCTGCCCATCGAGAACAGTGGTTATTAAAAGCAATTGATAGGGACAAACATGTAGATCTGCGGGCGGAGGGTTTGCGGACGCGGGTTCAACTCCCGCCGCCTCCACCATTTGAACTTCCAATGAAATCCCAAAATGTCCAAAACCCCTTAGAGCCTGTTCAAAATCTCCAAGCTTGAGTCAGAAAGTGTCGATTTTTGAGCACCGGAGCACGCAGTTTACACGAAGTAAATGAGCAGCGGAGCACAAAAAATCAGCAAGATACGGCCAGCAGAGTAGAATTGTCAACATGCCCTAACTGGATTTTTAAATGTTTATTAACTCCTGCAGCCCTGGCTGATAATATTCAGCGTTACCAGCTTTAACGAGTAAATTAACTAATGGCTGATAATGCGCAGCACTATGTGTGTGACCACACAAGACTAAAAACTCTACTGCAGGATTATCCTTAGCTACTCGCAGCAACAAATCTCCCATAACTTTTGATCCAAAATAAGGAAGCCAATTAGCATCACTAACTTTTCCTTGATGCAAACAAGTTTCTTTAAATGGTGGCACATGAGTTAACACGATAATATTTTTTGGGTGCTGCTTGAGTGCCAATAATAAATTTTCTTGTAATTGCAATGCATCCCTCTCTGCAAGCTGCTGCATTTTATTAAGCAACTGAAATTTCCCAATAATTTTAGCCTGAAATAAATCAGCGATTAAATGGCTATCATTTAATACTATTCTGCTATTGGCATAATCACCATAACGCGCATCAGCCCAACCGTCATGACCCACTAGTATTATATTCGTGGTTAATACTTGCATGCCAACTGCGGGTAACCAATAGAGTAATTTTTCTGCCTGTGTCAGCTCTACCATCTCTTGACGCACTTCATCTACTTGGCCGTGATAATAATCGTGATTGCCTAATACAAAATAGATTGGTTTATTGAGCGCAACACTCATCTCTTTGAGTAGAAAACTTATAGAGGGTGCTTCAGCAATATCACCACTGATCAATACAGCATCACTATCTTCATGAGTAATTGTCAAATAAAAATTATTCCTTTTTTGCTTATCCAAAAAATTGAGATGAATGTCTGTTAACCAAGTTAGTTTCATTTGTGCTCTTTAATGATATCTTTAAGTTTCTGTTCGAGTATTTCAATTCGTGAATCCGCTAAACCACCATATTGTACAAAATGCCCTGGAATTGCCCCATGAAATGCACGATTATCACTGATCTCGCTCAATATCATAATTAAATAATTTTTTAACTTTTCATCAGAAGCGAGAATCTCATCTACTATTTCAGTGCGTCCATCTAAAATGGAAATAATATCCTCAAAATCATGGCTAGCATAAAAATCCATTTTTCCTCTTGTTTTAAAGGCTTCAAACTTAGTTGCAAGAAAATAAGGTGCAGTAATGATCCTTATAGTCATATTGCCTGTCAAATGATGAATAGCTGATGCCGTGATTGCTTCTTTATACCACTGATTGCCAAATCCCAAAATTTTTTCATCTGTCGGCATTATATCCAAAATTAGTTCATCGTAAAACCAACGGCATATCACATCTTCCATTAAAGATTTTTTAAATCCCCTCGAAGTTAATTTCTTTTCTAATTGATGATACTGACTTAAAGAAATAACATCCACGATACAATCTACGTCTATTGTATATCGAACATCAGGAACTGCTTTATCGGTGATTAAAAGACCCGTAGTACAACCTCCTACAAAAACGACTTCTTTACATATTTCACCTAGTCTTATTGCTATAAGTTCGAGGGTTTTAATATTAGAAGATATAGCAGATGATTTATTTTGCATGTGCCAATTTTTCCTTTAAAAGTACGGTAGCTAAATTACGTTCTCGTGCTCGTCCTGCTCTAATAGCATCGACTAAAACTAACAATTCATAAAAAGATTGATCTGGATGTTCTCGAATTGCTTTTGTTACTGCTGGATGGATAGGCTTGAGCGCTACACCTCTGTGTTCTCCTAGTGGATCAGGCCACACGGGAATTGGATCATTTCCCAACACAATTTTACCTTGAAATATTGGAGCAGCGACTGCTGTGGGAGTACCTCGCGTATATTCTCCTAGTTTTCCTGGAAAGAAAAATTTAATACCGCTAATTAAAAATTCTTCCGCTGCATTGATATTTGGAAAAAGCTGTCCTTGTTTATTTTTTCTTAATAAGCTCGCTTCTTCTAACCGCTTAATACCGCCGTTTATTTCCGACAAACTAATACTTAATGCTTCAGCCAATTGGCGCTGTGACCAATGAACGTCTGGATTGGCCAAAAGTTTTATGAATACCACACAGTCTTGGGGTTTAAGCATAATACGGTACCTCTATAATATTAACTTAAGCTTAGCACAATTGATCTAAGTTCGCGAACACAGAACGTTCTCAATTTGCGAACCGCGAACGATTTACATAGGAACACTTCTATTATAAAGATGTAACAAATTGATTAATAATAAAAATTAGCATATCGTGAACTTTCCAGTGCGGCAAGCAAATTCATTTGCTGACAAGTGGTTAAAAATGCTTTTGCATCCATCTCCCAAGGCGCTATAACCGGCATAATAATACAAAAACCCCAAATTCAGCTCTCGAAAGAATAAGCGTCAATTATAAGGATTCGTCGATATCCTTTAAATCCAAAGTTAGCCCAACACAACCATGTATACTCAAAACAATTGGATTTTAGGCGAGGCGCCGAGTTAAAAATACAAAGGTGTGTCTATTGAAATACTTAACTGAGGAGCTTTAACGAGGCAACACCGTTTAAATTACACGCCATCAACTTATCATTTATCTTTTTTTCCCTTGGGCAAAGATGGTAAATAATTTTCTGCTGAGACCACTTTCTTTTTCGTTTTATTTTCTAACTCTACTCTTGCTTTCTTAGCAATATTACCGCCTTTTTTGCTAGCAATTTTATTCTCTTCCATTCCTGTGGCTTCAGTGCTTTCTGCAATCTGGCGTGTTGAAAGTTCAGCGAGTGCAGTGAAAATTAATTCTGCTTCGCTCATATGATCACGTAAATTTTGAGTTTGCAATCCTTTCAATTTTTTATGATCTTTAACACTAATGCCTGACCATTCTTGATGGATAATATTCGTCAGGATCGCGAACTCTTCACCTTCTTTAATATCATGATCCTTCCAATAGTCGGTTAATTTGTTGCGGGTTTCTTGCCCCATCATGCGTTGTTGGATCCACTTCTCACTGCGCCCATGTTTCTGCCATGTTTCGCGAGCGCGATTAAGTGATAACGCGGGATCAGCCATTTCTTGCATGCGTTCATAACCGACTTTTGCTAGCCATAATTTAATGGGTTCAGCTTTAGGACTGGGGACTGATTGCACTAAACGTAATAATGTTTCAGCACTTGCCACATCGGTAAGATATTTTTTGCCATCCGCAGCCTCTAATTTCAGTCGGTTACATTTTGTAACCGACTCACTACCTTCTTTTTTAAGTCGATTTTTCAATACCTTCCAATAATTTCTGGCAGCTTGATAATCCGGCTGCTGAGTCAACGCTTGAATAATATCAACAACTGAGAAAAACCAGGTTTCTGTTTCTTCATCATAAATACGACGGATTTGGTAATCTTCAAAAATGGCTAGGTTGGTTTTCATGTGGGCTCCATGTCATTGACCGT of the Legionellales bacterium genome contains:
- the ttcA gene encoding tRNA 2-thiocytidine(32) synthetase TtcA; amino-acid sequence: MFTHSTIEKKLLHYTGKAIHDYKMIQHGDRVMVCLSGGKDSFTLLCLLYLLQLRAKVKFELHAFTLDQSQPGWDDSQLRAWFTQHRIPFTILTRDTYSIVKEKIPEGKTFCSLCSRLRRGIIYRYAKEHGFNKIALGHHRDDLIQTVLMSIFYSGEIRSMPPKLLTDDKRHIVIRPLSYCQEKDIIVYAKEQQFPIIPCNLCGSQTNLARQRIANLLQQLAKDNPKIPSNMLHALQSVKPSQLMDRNLFDFAGLEDMLTTENQSTVDEVENCVYDWE
- a CDS encoding type II toxin-antitoxin system RatA family toxin translates to MPEISRQAIVPYTCAEMFDLVNDIEAYPQFIPWCQSSTLHSHNEHEIQASLCFARGGISKCFTTCNRMQRHKMIQVKLISGPFKRLEGYWLFDALNEKTCRVSLNLEFEFAGKLISLAFGPLFQQVANTLVDSFRKRAIEVYGKRETHD
- a CDS encoding RnfH family protein encodes the protein MINIEIVYDNVERQEFIGLKIPAGTTAEEAIIQSGIIERFPELSLATLCVGIFSKKINLNHVLQSGDRIEIYRPLLIDPKQARRVRARK
- a CDS encoding outer membrane protein assembly factor BamE, coding for MKRLTRVIISGLAALLLSGCKPLLSQIHLVNIQQGNVITPQMVPQLHRGMTKAQVEEIMGTPVLNNTFRPNRWDYVYTVDNVGQPKFEKRVTIVFDQASRVSQIIVTN
- a CDS encoding metallophosphoesterase codes for the protein MKLTWLTDIHLNFLDKQKRNNFYLTITHEDSDAVLISGDIAEAPSISFLLKEMSVALNKPIYFVLGNHDYYHGQVDEVRQEMVELTQAEKLLYWLPAVGMQVLTTNIILVGHDGWADARYGDYANSRIVLNDSHLIADLFQAKIIGKFQLLNKMQQLAERDALQLQENLLLALKQHPKNIIVLTHVPPFKETCLHQGKVSDANWLPYFGSKVMGDLLLRVAKDNPAVEFLVLCGHTHSAAHYQPLVNLLVKAGNAEYYQPGLQELINI
- the smpB gene encoding SsrA-binding protein SmpB: MSKHKFTPDDNKTIALNKKARHDYFIEQQFEAGVVLRGWEVKSLRAGRVQLTDSYVLIRDGELWLLGSHITPLNSASTHVETDPTRTRKLLLQRAEIDKLIGAVERKGYTLLVLSLYWKKQQVKANIALAKGKKLYDKRATEKERDWNRDKERLMRSRY